AAGGACGACGCGAAAGGCGGATCAGCGTTCGCCGCCATCGTAATTCCGTTGGCACTTATAGTCTCGATTATTATCTACATGTTCGTTTTTGGCAATGGTGCCAACTTCCAGGGCGGTAATAATGAGAACAACCCAATCGAAGGTAACTACCTCGGCATCGTGTATAAAGGAGGCTTTATCGTGCCTATCCTGCTCACCCTGTTCTTGCTCGTTATCACCTTCTCGATTGAGCGTTACTTGACTATCAGCAAGGCTAAGGGTACTAAGAGCATCGAAAGCTTCGTACGCTCAATTCGTCAAAAGTTGAACGTAAATGACATCACGGGTGCGCTAGCTGTTTGCGATCAGCAAAAAGGCTCGGTAGCCAACGTTGTTAAAGCTGGTTTGCTGAAGTACCAGGAGATGTCGCGTGAGCGTGGCATGGACAAAGACCAGAAGATCCTGTCAATCCAGAAAGAGATTGAAGAATCTACTGCTTTGGAATTGCCTATGCTGGAAAAGAACCTGGTTATTATCTCAACCATCGCTTCTATCGCTACATTGGTAGGTCTGTTGGGTACGGTTGCTGGTATGATCAAGGCCTTCTCGGCTCTGGCACAAGCTGGTAACCCCGATGCTACAGCACTTGCAAACGGTATTTCGGAAGCACTGATCAACACGGCTCTGGGTATCCTTGGCTCGGCGCTGGCCATCATCGCCTACAACTACTTTACGAGCAAAATTGACGAGCTGACGTACAGCATCGACGAAGCTGGCTTCAGCATTATTCAGACGTTTGCCGCTCAGCACGGCGAAAAGGAAACTTACACGGCATAAGTTGCGGTTAACGCACTAAAGCCTAGGGTTCCTACGTTTCTGAATTCAAACTAACAAAGCCAGAAATGCCTAAAGTAAAGCCCCATAGAACGTCCCCTCGTTGGATATGACCCCGATGGTGGACTTGGCATTCCTGCTGGTGACATTCTTTATGCTCACCACCAAGTTTGCCCCCGAGGAAGTGGTTATGGTGGACACACCATCCTCTACCTCAGACCTTAAGTTGCCCGATACCAACCTTATCACGCTTTCGGTTGATAAAGACGGCAAAACCTATTTTGCACTGGACAGTGAGCCTGCAAAAATCTTGATGCTGGAGAAAGTGGGGGCCAAATATGGTATCTCTTTTACTCCCCAGCAAAAGAAGCGCTTCGGCCAAATGACCAGTTTTGGTGTACCTATTCAGCAGCTTGGCTCCCTCCTCGACCGTAGCAAGGAAGAGATTAAGACCATTAAGCAGCCAGGTATCCCGACTGACTCTACGAACAATCAAATCATTGATTGGGTGATACAGGGAAGAGCTGCTAACCAACAGCTTTTCAAGAAGCCGGTTTATATCGCCATCAAGGGCGATAATAACGCGGATGTACCGACGGTTCGTAAACTTATCAAGTACATGCAGGATAAGGACATCAATCGCTTCAACCTGATTACTGATTTGGAGATGAAACCCAAATTGGTAAGTAACTAACCTCCCGTAGCGAAATGGCAGAAATACAACAACAAGCCGATTCCGGAGGAAAAGGTGGGAAGAAACGGGCCAAGAAAATGTCGACTAAAATCGACATGACCCCCATGGTTGACTTGGCCTTTCTTCTTCTTACCTTCTTCATGCTCACGACTACGTTCAATAAGCCGAACGTAATGCAAGTGACGATGCCGGTAAAACCTAAAAAAGATGATCCGCCATCTGAGATTAAATCATCGAATGCGATGACAGTCATCTTAGGTGAAACCAACAAAGTATATTACTACGAAGGCCTGTTGGCTGACGATGTAAAGCCTGAGTTGAAGGTCACTAATTACGGCGCTACTGGTATTCGTAAGGTGTTGC
The window above is part of the Hymenobacter radiodurans genome. Proteins encoded here:
- a CDS encoding MotA/TolQ/ExbB proton channel family protein: MEQKNAMNKNVRPAAATAAPKDDAKGGSAFAAIVIPLALIVSIIIYMFVFGNGANFQGGNNENNPIEGNYLGIVYKGGFIVPILLTLFLLVITFSIERYLTISKAKGTKSIESFVRSIRQKLNVNDITGALAVCDQQKGSVANVVKAGLLKYQEMSRERGMDKDQKILSIQKEIEESTALELPMLEKNLVIISTIASIATLVGLLGTVAGMIKAFSALAQAGNPDATALANGISEALINTALGILGSALAIIAYNYFTSKIDELTYSIDEAGFSIIQTFAAQHGEKETYTA
- a CDS encoding ExbD/TolR family protein, giving the protein MTPMVDLAFLLVTFFMLTTKFAPEEVVMVDTPSSTSDLKLPDTNLITLSVDKDGKTYFALDSEPAKILMLEKVGAKYGISFTPQQKKRFGQMTSFGVPIQQLGSLLDRSKEEIKTIKQPGIPTDSTNNQIIDWVIQGRAANQQLFKKPVYIAIKGDNNADVPTVRKLIKYMQDKDINRFNLITDLEMKPKLVSN
- a CDS encoding ExbD/TolR family protein; translated protein: MAEIQQQADSGGKGGKKRAKKMSTKIDMTPMVDLAFLLLTFFMLTTTFNKPNVMQVTMPVKPKKDDPPSEIKSSNAMTVILGETNKVYYYEGLLADDVKPELKVTNYGATGIRKVLLDRMRANPQTVVLIKPARKSVYKNMVDILDEMNITNQKKYALVDISPADTVLITKSGL